From a region of the Andrena cerasifolii isolate SP2316 chromosome 13, iyAndCera1_principal, whole genome shotgun sequence genome:
- the Trpm gene encoding transient receptor potential cation channel, subfamily M isoform X3: MAIGSIICGASTPKMKRKKAKATERSWIEATFQKRECSKFIPSAKDEHRFLQVQGDKNAEYDVITTSRCCCGYSYTHHCGTGADVQSFTAINTKEKDREQWSPGKNTRPNPTDAYGTIEFQGGPHPTKAQYVRLAHDTRPEPIVQLLCREWNLGLPKLLITVHGGRSNFELQPTLKKVLRKGLLKAAKTTGAWIFTGGTNTGVTRQVGDALLLERSQRQGRVVSIGIAPWGVLDKSHELVGRGGEITYDCLSSPWSKYAVLNNRHAYFLLVDNGTGGRYGAEIVLRRRLEKYISNLKLQPYMHSSIPIVALVIEGGTNTIRSVLEYVTDDPPVPVVVCDGSGRAADLIAFMHKYASEGDGESGENEGPLESMREHLLDTIKRAFSVSPEQACQLYSELLQCTRRKHLITVFRISQDRPQELDQTILTALFKSKQLSPAEQLSLSLIWNRVDIARSEIFVYGQKWPPGALEQAMMQALQHDRIDFVKLLLENGVSMRKFLSIPRLEELYNTKEGPSNTLGYILRDVRPNIPRGYMYTLHDIGLVINKLMGGAYRSQYTRRRFRVIYTKVMKRSGGHQQHMHRNSCVSSSFNRYYSGSGSKQDSSTTMSLLAETLPANRDTPLFDYPFNELLIWAVLTKRQQMALLMWQHGEEALAKALVALKLYKAMAHEAAEDDLETEVYDELRSYGKEFENIALELLDYCYRQDDDQTQQLLTSELQNWSGQTCLSLAVTANHRPLLAHPCSQIILADLWMGGLRTRKNTNLKVVLGLVCPFYIARLEFKSREELQLMPQTQEEHLIALEDEKEDSDSEHGAPTGPDVEKRQRRSLSIRNKSSSQQGAKALISNEHTTAIVKETIVQENGKVLTDSDDIVHRAYGIHSDYYDIKNSRPLRLKKKLYEFYTAPITKFWANAIAYIVFLVLFSYCILIHMDDHPSLAEIYAIMYICTLGCEKVREIATSEPATLSHKFSVWAWNMWNPCDAAAIIFFQIGLALRLRHSTLDVGRVIYCVDCIYWYLRILNILGVNKYFGPLVTMMGKMVKNMIYFVVLLLVVLMSFGVTRQAILNPNAEPKFKIIRDIFMEPYFMLYGEVYADNIDPDCGDEPGMIPCLPGRWITPAVMSIYLLIANILLINLLIAVFNNIFNEVNAVAHQVWMFQRFTVVMEYEQKPVLPPPLIVVCHIYLLVKYVLRYVTQGKASTGETYDNGLKLFLEADDMERLYDFEEDCVEGYFREQELKLQMSTEERVKITTERVENMHQKIEDIEKKENTQNASLQAVEFRIRKLEELTEQTLAHLGVIHRFMATHMPNMETLSSLDIEVRQRRVSERSEVLSETDSHTQLPSIAARRKRLVRSLTDGTFLSVGPPLDDDPLKHSEAVASRENLSRNGSSESGDGQNVQDDVKTTTSHETEVSKGDGEGETIKKESQSDSRELETEQSRDPSSREPSTDPSRQTSRELSRDTSREATSKEPSREASSEAPASEPARQDSTERPMRQNSRTRSESDDAHPSGTARGVTWAEPRVAVIPSVSSSSSTQRSILLAMRAEYTSITDELESYCGLLSPPRTPPISPPPSRVRHHSEMSNAEMAWQIENEHLRDAEDCDYQQMEDLIQRRYIGGDDEALHTSDEASAGPFFISNEHRHQLRRASAIDEDSRRPAPTISVTREIEQTLSRPPIRDSENPDPNDKNMSTVPAPASETMC, encoded by the exons ATGGCAATCGGGAGTATTATCTGTGGAGCTAGTACTCCTAAGATGAAGAGAAAAAAGGCAAAG GCAACTGAACGCAGTTGGATAGAGGCGACCTTCCAGAAGAGGGAATGTTCGAAATTCATTCCGAGCGCTAAAGACGAGCACAG GTTTTTGCAAGTACAGGGCGATAAGAATGCAGAATATGATGTGATCACTACTTCCAG ATGTTGCTGTGGATATTCCTACACTCATCACTGCGGAACCGGTGCGGATGTCCAAAGTTTCACTGCTATTAATACCAAAGAAAAGGACAGGGAGCAATGGTCCCCTGGCAAAAATACACGCCCAAATCCAACTGATGCGTACGGCACGATTGAATTCCAAGGTGGGCCACATCCAACGAAGGCGCAG TACGTGAGGCTAGCTCACGACACAAGGCCAGAGCCAATAGTACAGTTATTGTGTAGAGAATGGAATTTGGGATTACCCAAGTTACTTATCACTGTACACGGCGGTCGGTCCAATTTCGAGCTGCAGCCCACTTTAAAGAAAGTTTTGAGGAAAGGTTTGTTGAAGGCTGCGAAGACAACCGGTGCATGGATCTTTACAGGTGGAACCAACACAG GTGTCACGAGGCAAGTGGGAGACGCATTGCTATTAGAAAGATCCCAAAGACAAGGGCGCGTTGTGAGCATAGGCATAGCGCCATGGGGAGTCCTAGACAAGAGCCACGAACTCGTGGGCCGTGGTGGTGAAATTACGTACGATTGCCTTTCGTCTCCATG GTCCAAGTACGCAGTTCTAAATAATCGACACGCATATTTTTTACTGGTAGATAATGGTACCGGTGGTCGATACGGTGCAGAGATCGTTTTACGTAGGAGGCTAGAGAAATACATTTCCAACTTGAAATTGCAGCCAT ATATGCATAGCAGTATCCCTATCGTGGCGTTGGTAATCGAGGGAGGAACAAATACGATTCGCTCAGTTTTAGAGTACGTTACAGACGACCCCCCTGTCCCTGTAGTGGTCTGCGATGGTTCGGGTCGTGCTGCGGATCTCATTGCTTTCATGCACAA ATACGCATCAGAGGGAGACGGAGAGAGTGGAGAGAACGAGGGACCACTAGAGAGCATGAGAGAACACCTTTTGGATACAATCAAGCGTGCGTTCAGTGTTTCCCCGGAGCAAGCGTGCCAATTATACTCCGAACTTCTGCAGTGTACGCGTAGGAAGCACTTG ATAACAGTATTCAGGATAAGTCAGGATCGCCCTCAGGAGCTGGATCAAACGATACTAACAGCTCTGTTTAAATCCAAGCAATTATCCCCGGCTGAACAGTTGTCCTTGTCGTTGATTTGGAACAGAGTGGACATAGCGCGCAGCGAGATATTCGTTTACGGGCAGAAATGGCCGCCGGGCGCTCTGGAGCAGGCGATGATGCAAGCCTTGCAGCACGACAGGATCGATTTCGTGAAGCTTCTCCTGGAGAACGGTGTCTCTATGCGGAAGTTCTTGTCCATACCGCGCCTCGAGGAGCTGTACAATACC AAAGAAGGCCCCTCGAACACGTTGGGCTACATTCTCCGAGACGTGCGGCCGAATATCCCGCGCGGCTACATGTACACGCTGCACGACATCGGGCTGGTGATAAACAAGCTAATGGGCGGAGCGTATCGCTCCCAGTACACGCGCAGGCGGTTCCGGGTGATCTATACCAAAGTGATGAAGAGGTCCGGGGGCCACCAGCAGCACATGCATCGAAACAGCTGCGTGTCGAGCAGCTTCAATCGTTACTACTCCGGGTCCGGCAGCAAGCAGGACAGCTCGACGACGATGAGCCTGCTTGCCGAGACGCTGCCTGCTAATCGCGACACCCCGCTTTTTGATTACCCTTTCAACGAGCTGCTGATCTGGGCGGTGCTGACGAAGCGGCAGCAAATGGCTCTGCTGATGTGGCAGCACGGGGAGGAAGCGTTGGCGAAAGCGCTTGTCGCCCTCAAGCTGTACAAAGCAATGGCTCACGAAGCAGCAGAGGATGATCTTGAAACAGAAGTCTATGACGAGCTGCGGAGCTATGGGAAGGAATTTGAAAATATAG CGTTGGAACTGTTAGACTATTGTTATCGCCAGGACGACGATCAAACGCAGCAGCTCTTAACTTCCGAGCTGCAAAATTGGTCCGGCCAAACGTGCCTTTCTCTAGCGGTCACGGCCAATCATCGCCCCCTTCTGGCTCACCCCTGCAGCCAGATTATTTTGGCTGATTTGTGGATGGGAGGCTTGCGTACAAGGAAAAACACAAACTTGAAG GTCGTGCTCGGGCTGGTCTGCCCGTTCTACATAGCGCGTTTGGAGTTTAAGAGTCGCGAGGAGTTGCAGCTGATGCCCCAGACGCAGGAGGAGCACTTGATAGCGCTCGAGGACGAGAAAGAGGACAGTGATTCGGAGCACGGCGCGCCGACTGGCCCGGACGTCGAG AAACGTCAGCGCAGGAGCCTGAGCATACGCAACAAATCCAGCAGCCAACAAGGCGCTAAG GCATTGATCAGCAACGAGCACACTACGGCGATAGTGAAGGAGACAATTGTACAAGAGAATGGGAAGGTCCTGACGGACAGCGACGACATAGTGCACCGCGCTTATGGCATTCACTCTGATTATTATGACATTAAGAACAGCAGGCCGCTGCGATTGAAGAAAAAGCTGTACGAATTTTATACAGCTCCGATCACGAAATTCTGGGCGAACGCG ATAGCGTACATAGTGTTTCTGGTCCTCTTCTCGTACTGCATTCTCATACACATGGACGATCATCCCTCGCTGGCAGAGATCTACGCAATCATGTACATCTGCACATTGGGCTGCGAGAAAGTGCGCGAGATCGCGACGTCCGAGCCAGCCACACTCTCGCATAAATTCAGCGTGTGGGCGTGGAACATGTGGAACCCTTGCGACGCGGctgctataattttttttcaaattggtcTAGCCTTGCGTTTGCGACACTCCACCCTTGACGTCGGGCGTGTTATTTACTGCGTTGATTGCATTTATTGGTACTTGAGGATACTTAATATCCTTGGCGTGAACAAGTATTTTG GTCCTTTGGTTACTATGATGGGAAAGATGGTAAAAAACATGATATACTTTGTGGTGCTTTTATTAGTCGTACTAATGAGCTTCGGTGTCACTCGACAAGCCATTCTGAATCCCAACGCTGAGCCCAAGTTCAAAATCATTCGAGAC ATATTCATGGAGCCTTACTTCATGCTTTACGGAGAAGTGTACGCAGACAACATAGACCCGGACTGCGGAGACGAGCCAGGAATGATACCGTGCCTCCCAGGCCGCTGGATTACGCCCGCCGTAATGTCCATCTATCTTTTAATCGCGAACATTTTGCTGATAAACCTCCTGATTGCGGTATTCAATAATATATTCAATGAGGTAAACGCGGTGGCGCACCAAGTATGGATGTTCCAACGTTTTACTGTTGTTATGGAGTACGAACAGAAACCAGTTTTACCCCCCCCGCTCATTGTAGTTTGTCACATATACCTGCTGGTGAAATATGTGCTGCGATATGTGACTCAAGGGAAAGCGAGTACCGGTGAAACGTACGACAATGGGCTTAAGTTGTTCCTAGAAGCCGACGACATGGAGCGTCTTTATGACTTCGAGGAGGACTGCGTCGAGGGATACTTTCGCGAGCAAGAGCTGAAGCTGCAGATGTCGACGGAGGAGCGGGTTAAGATCACCACGGAGAGGGTGGAGAACATGCACCAGAAGATAGAGGACATCGAGAAGAAGGAGAACACGCAGAACGCCTCCCTCCAG GCCGTGGAGTTCCGCATTCGGAAGCTAGAGGAGTTGACCGAGCAGACCCTGGCGCATCTAGGCGTCATCCATCGGTTCATGGCGACGCACATGCCCAACATGGAGACTTTATCTAGCTTGGATATAGAGGTGCGCCAGCGCAGAGTGTCGGAGCGTTCGGAGGTGCTTTCGGAGACCGATTCCCACACCCAGCTGCCGAGCATCGCGGCGAGGCGTAAGAGGCTCGTGCGATCGCTGACCGACGGCACATTCCTCAGCGTGGGCCCGCCGCTGGACGACGACCCGCTGAAGCACTCGGAGGCGGTCGCGTCGCGCGAGAACCTCAGCAGGAACGGTTCGTCCGAGAGCGGGGACGGGCAGAACGTTCAAGACGACGTGAAGACGACGACCAGCCATGAGACCGAAGTCAGCAAGGGGGACGGCGAAGGGGAGACGATCAAGAAGGAGTCGCAGTCGGACAGCAGGGAGCTCGAGACGGAGCAGAGCAGGGATCCCAGTAGCAGGGAGCCAAGCACGGATCCAAGTAGACAGACTAGCAGGGAGCTGAGCAGAGACACTAGCAGGGAAGCTACCAGCAAAGAGCCGAGCAGGGAAGCGAGCAGCGAGGCGCCGGCCTCGGAGCCGGCGAGGCAGGATTCCACGGAGCGTCCCATGCGGCAGAATAGTAGAACACGTTCGGAGTCAGATGACGCGCATCCGTCTGGTACAGCTAGGGGTGTAACATGGGCGGAGCCGCGGGTCGCTGTGATCCCCTCGGTGTCGTCAAGCAGTAGCACGCAGAGGTCCATCCTGCTGGCGATGCGCGCCGAGTACACGAGCATCACCGACGAACTGGAGAGCTACTGCGGCCTCCTGAGTCCCCCGCGAACGCCACCGATCTCACCGCCGCCGTCGAGGGTCAGGCACCACTCCGAGATGTCCAACGCAGAGATGGCGTGGCAGATCGAGAACGAGCATCTGCGCGACGCCGAGGACTGCGACTACCAGCAGATGGAGGATTTGATTCAGAGGAGATACATCGGTGGCGATGACGAGGCTCTGCACACCTCGGACGAAGCCAGCGCCGGACCGTTCTTCATATCCAACGAGCACAGGCACCAGCTGCGAAGGGCTTCCGCGATCGACGAGGACTCCAGGAGGCCTGCGCCTACTATCAGCGTCACCAGGGAGATCGAGCAAACGCTCTCGAGGCCGCCTATCCGAGATTCCGAGAACCCTGACCCCAACGACAAGAACATGAGCACCGTACCTGCTCCAGCCTCGGAAACCATGTGCTGA
- the Trpm gene encoding transient receptor potential cation channel, subfamily M isoform X4 — translation MAIGSIICGASTPKMKRKKAKATERSWIEATFQKRECSKFIPSAKDEHRCCCGYSYTHHCGTGADVQSFTAINTKEKDREQWSPGKNTRPNPTDAYGTIEFQGGPHPTKAQYVRLAHDTRPEPIVQLLCREWNLGLPKLLITVHGGRSNFELQPTLKKVLRKGLLKAAKTTGAWIFTGGTNTGVTRQVGDALLLERSQRQGRVVSIGIAPWGVLDKSHELVGRGGEITYDCLSSPWSKYAVLNNRHAYFLLVDNGTGGRYGAEIVLRRRLEKYISNLKLQPYMHSSIPIVALVIEGGTNTIRSVLEYVTDDPPVPVVVCDGSGRAADLIAFMHKYASEGDGESGENEGPLESMREHLLDTIKRAFSVSPEQACQLYSELLQCTRRKHLITVFRISQDRPQELDQTILTALFKSKQLSPAEQLSLSLIWNRVDIARSEIFVYGQKWPPGALEQAMMQALQHDRIDFVKLLLENGVSMRKFLSIPRLEELYNTKEGPSNTLGYILRDVRPNIPRGYMYTLHDIGLVINKLMGGAYRSQYTRRRFRVIYTKVMKRSGGHQQHMHRNSCVSSSFNRYYSGSGSKQDSSTTMSLLAETLPANRDTPLFDYPFNELLIWAVLTKRQQMALLMWQHGEEALAKALVALKLYKAMAHEAAEDDLETEVYDELRSYGKEFENIALELLDYCYRQDDDQTQQLLTSELQNWSGQTCLSLAVTANHRPLLAHPCSQIILADLWMGGLRTRKNTNLKVVLGLVCPFYIARLEFKSREELQLMPQTQEEHLIALEDEKEDSDSEHGAPTGPDVEKRQRRSLSIRNKSSSQQGAKLSFRKTSVYSISESVPALISNEHTTAIVKETIVQENGKVLTDSDDIVHRAYGIHSDYYDIKNSRPLRLKKKLYEFYTAPITKFWANAIAYIVFLVLFSYCILIHMDDHPSLAEIYAIMYICTLGCEKVREIATSEPATLSHKFSVWAWNMWNPCDAAAIIFFQIGLALRLRHSTLDVGRVIYCVDCIYWYLRILNILGVNKYFGPLVTMMGKMVKNMIYFVVLLLVVLMSFGVTRQAILNPNAEPKFKIIRDIFMEPYFMLYGEVYADNIDPDCGDEPGMIPCLPGRWITPAVMSIYLLIANILLINLLIAVFNNIFNEVNAVAHQVWMFQRFTVVMEYEQKPVLPPPLIVVCHIYLLVKYVLRYVTQGKASTGETYDNGLKLFLEADDMERLYDFEEDCVEGYFREQELKLQMSTEERVKITTERVENMHQKIEDIEKKENTQNASLQAVEFRIRKLEELTEQTLAHLGVIHRFMATHMPNMETLSSLDIEVRQRRVSERSEVLSETDSHTQLPSIAARRKRLVRSLTDGTFLSVGPPLDDDPLKHSEAVASRENLSRNGSSESGDGQNVQDDVKTTTSHETEVSKGDGEGETIKKESQSDSRELETEQSRDPSSREPSTDPSRQTSRELSRDTSREATSKEPSREASSEAPASEPARQDSTERPMRQNSRTRSESDDAHPSGTARGVTWAEPRVAVIPSVSSSSSTQRSILLAMRAEYTSITDELESYCGLLSPPRTPPISPPPSRVRHHSEMSNAEMAWQIENEHLRDAEDCDYQQMEDLIQRRYIGGDDEALHTSDEASAGPFFISNEHRHQLRRASAIDEDSRRPAPTISVTREIEQTLSRPPIRDSENPDPNDKNMSTVPAPASETMC, via the exons ATGGCAATCGGGAGTATTATCTGTGGAGCTAGTACTCCTAAGATGAAGAGAAAAAAGGCAAAG GCAACTGAACGCAGTTGGATAGAGGCGACCTTCCAGAAGAGGGAATGTTCGAAATTCATTCCGAGCGCTAAAGACGAGCACAG ATGTTGCTGTGGATATTCCTACACTCATCACTGCGGAACCGGTGCGGATGTCCAAAGTTTCACTGCTATTAATACCAAAGAAAAGGACAGGGAGCAATGGTCCCCTGGCAAAAATACACGCCCAAATCCAACTGATGCGTACGGCACGATTGAATTCCAAGGTGGGCCACATCCAACGAAGGCGCAG TACGTGAGGCTAGCTCACGACACAAGGCCAGAGCCAATAGTACAGTTATTGTGTAGAGAATGGAATTTGGGATTACCCAAGTTACTTATCACTGTACACGGCGGTCGGTCCAATTTCGAGCTGCAGCCCACTTTAAAGAAAGTTTTGAGGAAAGGTTTGTTGAAGGCTGCGAAGACAACCGGTGCATGGATCTTTACAGGTGGAACCAACACAG GTGTCACGAGGCAAGTGGGAGACGCATTGCTATTAGAAAGATCCCAAAGACAAGGGCGCGTTGTGAGCATAGGCATAGCGCCATGGGGAGTCCTAGACAAGAGCCACGAACTCGTGGGCCGTGGTGGTGAAATTACGTACGATTGCCTTTCGTCTCCATG GTCCAAGTACGCAGTTCTAAATAATCGACACGCATATTTTTTACTGGTAGATAATGGTACCGGTGGTCGATACGGTGCAGAGATCGTTTTACGTAGGAGGCTAGAGAAATACATTTCCAACTTGAAATTGCAGCCAT ATATGCATAGCAGTATCCCTATCGTGGCGTTGGTAATCGAGGGAGGAACAAATACGATTCGCTCAGTTTTAGAGTACGTTACAGACGACCCCCCTGTCCCTGTAGTGGTCTGCGATGGTTCGGGTCGTGCTGCGGATCTCATTGCTTTCATGCACAA ATACGCATCAGAGGGAGACGGAGAGAGTGGAGAGAACGAGGGACCACTAGAGAGCATGAGAGAACACCTTTTGGATACAATCAAGCGTGCGTTCAGTGTTTCCCCGGAGCAAGCGTGCCAATTATACTCCGAACTTCTGCAGTGTACGCGTAGGAAGCACTTG ATAACAGTATTCAGGATAAGTCAGGATCGCCCTCAGGAGCTGGATCAAACGATACTAACAGCTCTGTTTAAATCCAAGCAATTATCCCCGGCTGAACAGTTGTCCTTGTCGTTGATTTGGAACAGAGTGGACATAGCGCGCAGCGAGATATTCGTTTACGGGCAGAAATGGCCGCCGGGCGCTCTGGAGCAGGCGATGATGCAAGCCTTGCAGCACGACAGGATCGATTTCGTGAAGCTTCTCCTGGAGAACGGTGTCTCTATGCGGAAGTTCTTGTCCATACCGCGCCTCGAGGAGCTGTACAATACC AAAGAAGGCCCCTCGAACACGTTGGGCTACATTCTCCGAGACGTGCGGCCGAATATCCCGCGCGGCTACATGTACACGCTGCACGACATCGGGCTGGTGATAAACAAGCTAATGGGCGGAGCGTATCGCTCCCAGTACACGCGCAGGCGGTTCCGGGTGATCTATACCAAAGTGATGAAGAGGTCCGGGGGCCACCAGCAGCACATGCATCGAAACAGCTGCGTGTCGAGCAGCTTCAATCGTTACTACTCCGGGTCCGGCAGCAAGCAGGACAGCTCGACGACGATGAGCCTGCTTGCCGAGACGCTGCCTGCTAATCGCGACACCCCGCTTTTTGATTACCCTTTCAACGAGCTGCTGATCTGGGCGGTGCTGACGAAGCGGCAGCAAATGGCTCTGCTGATGTGGCAGCACGGGGAGGAAGCGTTGGCGAAAGCGCTTGTCGCCCTCAAGCTGTACAAAGCAATGGCTCACGAAGCAGCAGAGGATGATCTTGAAACAGAAGTCTATGACGAGCTGCGGAGCTATGGGAAGGAATTTGAAAATATAG CGTTGGAACTGTTAGACTATTGTTATCGCCAGGACGACGATCAAACGCAGCAGCTCTTAACTTCCGAGCTGCAAAATTGGTCCGGCCAAACGTGCCTTTCTCTAGCGGTCACGGCCAATCATCGCCCCCTTCTGGCTCACCCCTGCAGCCAGATTATTTTGGCTGATTTGTGGATGGGAGGCTTGCGTACAAGGAAAAACACAAACTTGAAG GTCGTGCTCGGGCTGGTCTGCCCGTTCTACATAGCGCGTTTGGAGTTTAAGAGTCGCGAGGAGTTGCAGCTGATGCCCCAGACGCAGGAGGAGCACTTGATAGCGCTCGAGGACGAGAAAGAGGACAGTGATTCGGAGCACGGCGCGCCGACTGGCCCGGACGTCGAG AAACGTCAGCGCAGGAGCCTGAGCATACGCAACAAATCCAGCAGCCAACAAGGCGCTAAG TTATCATTCAGGAAAACCTCCGTGTATTCCATATCGGAATCTGTCCCG GCATTGATCAGCAACGAGCACACTACGGCGATAGTGAAGGAGACAATTGTACAAGAGAATGGGAAGGTCCTGACGGACAGCGACGACATAGTGCACCGCGCTTATGGCATTCACTCTGATTATTATGACATTAAGAACAGCAGGCCGCTGCGATTGAAGAAAAAGCTGTACGAATTTTATACAGCTCCGATCACGAAATTCTGGGCGAACGCG ATAGCGTACATAGTGTTTCTGGTCCTCTTCTCGTACTGCATTCTCATACACATGGACGATCATCCCTCGCTGGCAGAGATCTACGCAATCATGTACATCTGCACATTGGGCTGCGAGAAAGTGCGCGAGATCGCGACGTCCGAGCCAGCCACACTCTCGCATAAATTCAGCGTGTGGGCGTGGAACATGTGGAACCCTTGCGACGCGGctgctataattttttttcaaattggtcTAGCCTTGCGTTTGCGACACTCCACCCTTGACGTCGGGCGTGTTATTTACTGCGTTGATTGCATTTATTGGTACTTGAGGATACTTAATATCCTTGGCGTGAACAAGTATTTTG GTCCTTTGGTTACTATGATGGGAAAGATGGTAAAAAACATGATATACTTTGTGGTGCTTTTATTAGTCGTACTAATGAGCTTCGGTGTCACTCGACAAGCCATTCTGAATCCCAACGCTGAGCCCAAGTTCAAAATCATTCGAGAC ATATTCATGGAGCCTTACTTCATGCTTTACGGAGAAGTGTACGCAGACAACATAGACCCGGACTGCGGAGACGAGCCAGGAATGATACCGTGCCTCCCAGGCCGCTGGATTACGCCCGCCGTAATGTCCATCTATCTTTTAATCGCGAACATTTTGCTGATAAACCTCCTGATTGCGGTATTCAATAATATATTCAATGAGGTAAACGCGGTGGCGCACCAAGTATGGATGTTCCAACGTTTTACTGTTGTTATGGAGTACGAACAGAAACCAGTTTTACCCCCCCCGCTCATTGTAGTTTGTCACATATACCTGCTGGTGAAATATGTGCTGCGATATGTGACTCAAGGGAAAGCGAGTACCGGTGAAACGTACGACAATGGGCTTAAGTTGTTCCTAGAAGCCGACGACATGGAGCGTCTTTATGACTTCGAGGAGGACTGCGTCGAGGGATACTTTCGCGAGCAAGAGCTGAAGCTGCAGATGTCGACGGAGGAGCGGGTTAAGATCACCACGGAGAGGGTGGAGAACATGCACCAGAAGATAGAGGACATCGAGAAGAAGGAGAACACGCAGAACGCCTCCCTCCAG GCCGTGGAGTTCCGCATTCGGAAGCTAGAGGAGTTGACCGAGCAGACCCTGGCGCATCTAGGCGTCATCCATCGGTTCATGGCGACGCACATGCCCAACATGGAGACTTTATCTAGCTTGGATATAGAGGTGCGCCAGCGCAGAGTGTCGGAGCGTTCGGAGGTGCTTTCGGAGACCGATTCCCACACCCAGCTGCCGAGCATCGCGGCGAGGCGTAAGAGGCTCGTGCGATCGCTGACCGACGGCACATTCCTCAGCGTGGGCCCGCCGCTGGACGACGACCCGCTGAAGCACTCGGAGGCGGTCGCGTCGCGCGAGAACCTCAGCAGGAACGGTTCGTCCGAGAGCGGGGACGGGCAGAACGTTCAAGACGACGTGAAGACGACGACCAGCCATGAGACCGAAGTCAGCAAGGGGGACGGCGAAGGGGAGACGATCAAGAAGGAGTCGCAGTCGGACAGCAGGGAGCTCGAGACGGAGCAGAGCAGGGATCCCAGTAGCAGGGAGCCAAGCACGGATCCAAGTAGACAGACTAGCAGGGAGCTGAGCAGAGACACTAGCAGGGAAGCTACCAGCAAAGAGCCGAGCAGGGAAGCGAGCAGCGAGGCGCCGGCCTCGGAGCCGGCGAGGCAGGATTCCACGGAGCGTCCCATGCGGCAGAATAGTAGAACACGTTCGGAGTCAGATGACGCGCATCCGTCTGGTACAGCTAGGGGTGTAACATGGGCGGAGCCGCGGGTCGCTGTGATCCCCTCGGTGTCGTCAAGCAGTAGCACGCAGAGGTCCATCCTGCTGGCGATGCGCGCCGAGTACACGAGCATCACCGACGAACTGGAGAGCTACTGCGGCCTCCTGAGTCCCCCGCGAACGCCACCGATCTCACCGCCGCCGTCGAGGGTCAGGCACCACTCCGAGATGTCCAACGCAGAGATGGCGTGGCAGATCGAGAACGAGCATCTGCGCGACGCCGAGGACTGCGACTACCAGCAGATGGAGGATTTGATTCAGAGGAGATACATCGGTGGCGATGACGAGGCTCTGCACACCTCGGACGAAGCCAGCGCCGGACCGTTCTTCATATCCAACGAGCACAGGCACCAGCTGCGAAGGGCTTCCGCGATCGACGAGGACTCCAGGAGGCCTGCGCCTACTATCAGCGTCACCAGGGAGATCGAGCAAACGCTCTCGAGGCCGCCTATCCGAGATTCCGAGAACCCTGACCCCAACGACAAGAACATGAGCACCGTACCTGCTCCAGCCTCGGAAACCATGTGCTGA